One window of the Vigna radiata var. radiata cultivar VC1973A chromosome 1, Vradiata_ver6, whole genome shotgun sequence genome contains the following:
- the LOC106764620 gene encoding putative septum site-determining protein minD homolog, chloroplastic yields the protein MPPLHILPGATLFPNPLLRHPSKTLTPKPRPPSALLQWNRKPELSGTTPRVTVITSGKGGVGKTTTTANIGLSLARFGFSVVAIDADVGLRNLDLLLGLENRVNYTVIEVLNGDCRLDQALVRDKRWSNFELLCISKPRSKLPLGFGGKALTWLVDALKARPGGSPDFILIDCPAGIDAGFITAITPANEAVLITTPDITSLRDADRVTGLLECDGIRDIKMVVNRVRTDMIKGEDMMSVLDVQEMLGLPLLGVIPEDTEVIRSTNRGYPLVLNKPPTLAGLAFEQAAWRLVEQDSMQAVVVEEQPKRGFFSFFGG from the coding sequence aTGCCACCACTCCACATTCTCCCCGGCGCCACCCTATTCCCCAACCCCCTTCTCCGCCACCCATccaaaaccctaacccccaaaccCCGTCCCCCCTCTGCCCTCCTCCAGTGGAACCGGAAGCCCGAGCTCTCGGGTACCACCCCGCGCGTCACCGTCATCACCTCCGGCAAGGGCGGTGTGGGAAAGACCACCACCACGGCTAACATTGGCCTCTCTCTAGCCCGCTTCGGCTTCTCCGTGGTGGCCATTGACGCCGACGTCGGCCTCCGCAACCTCGACCTCCTCCTCGGCCTCGAGAATCGCGTCAACTACACTGTCATCGAGGTTCTCAATGGCGACTGTCGCTTAGACCAAGCCCTTGTACGCGACAAGCGCTGGTCCAATTTCGAACTCCTCTGTATCTCCAAGCCCCGCTCCAAGCTACCCCTCGGCTTCGGCGGCAAGGCCCTCACGTGGCTCGTTGACGCGCTCAAGGCGCGTCCAGGCGGCTCCCCCGACTTCATCCTCATAGACTGCCCCGCCGGCATAGACGCCGGCTTCATCACCGCCATCACGCCCGCCAACGAGGCTGTCCTCATCACCACGCCCGACATCACGAGCCTCCGCGACGCCGACCGCGTCACCGGCCTCCTCGAGTGCGATGGCATCAGGGACATCAAGATGGTTGTGAACCGGGTTCGCACCGATATGATTAAGGGCGAGGACATGATGTCGGTGTTGGATGTGCAAGAGATGCTGGGATTGCCTCTTCTTGGGGTTATACCCGAGGACACTGAGGTTATCAGGAGCACCAATAGAGGATACCCTCTTGTGCTCAACAAGCCTCCAACTTTGGCTGGCTTGGCCTTTGAACAAGCAGCGTGGAGGCTCGTGGAGCAGGATAGCATGCAGGCCGTGGTGGTGGAGGAGCAACCTAAACGTGGGTTCTTCTCCTTTTTTGGTGGGTag